The window AGTACTAATTTTCCAAATCTTTATGGTATGAGACTTAGACAGTATGTTCTAAGTTCACGAAAATTCTCACTTAAAAACCATAAGTGGCTACATCATTCAGTGTCTACTATGTTTGCACTTTGTAGTGAATGTGATTCGAAACATGAAGCTGCAAATAAACTGCAGTGTTCAGAAAGAATCTAACATCTTTACCTTTTTTCGCGCTTCACTTCGGCGTTCTGACTTTGGATTTTTCTGTTAAAGCGCTTTACTCCTTTAATTTGTTCCTAGACTCGATGtttaaaatcttttattttaacaCTAGTATATTATACTATTACAAACtatgaaaaaatattacattcatGATTTTACAATCAATAATTGTAcctattttatgaaaatttatgtATGCACTATTTCTAACTGTCCTATATACGAAAATCTACATATGACGATTTTATTTGCActattatgaatattttttgtaaatcttttatctattaatttaaaaattaaagctacATTTTTCACTTGAGGGGttctaaattaaaatttataatcacaTCGAatggaaagaaaaaagaagaaaacgagGATAAGAACACTTTTTGGCAGATTCCCACCTGAGGTTGAGAGGTTCTTCACAGCAATTATAAAAAGGCATCTTTTCTTTGAAGCAGCACTATCAAAAGATGGATGTGCTCACTTCATAGATACGCCTCTCAAAATGGCTCGAACCTCAAGCGCATTTGAGTCGATGGCACCTTGATTCCGAACAATTGGAGTTCTGCATTTTGTTTTGCATTTTCTTAGTTCCTTTATTAATTTTCGGAGTATGTTTAGTAATAAGAAAAGACAAAGTACTAAATCTAAACCGAAACTTATAACATAGGGAAACATATGCTAGATCGAATACACTCAATTGGGAATTTGGGATGATAAATTTcccaaaacaaacaaagttAGCTCAGTGTAACGTAACAAGATATAGATGAACAGATCACGTTCCTTTAAAATATATGATCTAGATGGTCTTTTCGTATTCTATTTTTATCAGATAGATTTCCCAATCCCACAAATCGTATCTTTATTAGGAATCATAAACTATAACAACCAATTACGTCAAGTAAGAAAATCGACAACATTTTACTAAAACttgacaaaagaaaagattAGTTGAACTGTTGTCTCTCAAAAACAGTCTCATcttttaaaaccaaaaacaatctCTTCCATTGGATTTAGCATTTTCCTTATGAAGCTATGCAATGTGCATAATGGAATATATGCTAAGTTTTCTGTTTAAAAAGGTTACAACCAAATGAAGTAGTTTAtatcttttttataaaatacatgCATGTTGGtttgtaaaatttgaaagaAGATTGCATGGTGAAGTTTTGGAAATTaagtaaagaaaacaaaacaacttATAATGAAAcaacattttaaattaattatagaaaatattttagcaaaaaaaaacattttaagttACAAAAGTACACACGTATTGAAACAAAACTTTAAATACCTGAATTCATTGTGTTAATTATTTAAGGGCAATTTAATCTCTTAGCGAGGTCTTTTGTATTAGTATCAAGTTTCCATTATATATAAAAGCATTACATCTAAAAAGTATCACCATCCGACATCATAATCCGATCATTAAATTCGGAACTTCTTTATAACCAACGGTACTCATTAATCgacattaatttatttattgtaataACACAATAACACTTTTGTACTTCGATATTCTTGAAGACCTTTGGGTTAAGTTCTCTAGCTTCTTTTATCACCTTAATATTTTATCACTAGAAAAATTGTATAGTAAATCGATTAAACTACTCACAAATACCACAGATATAGATCGACGAACATATATTAAAGACATATCGAACCCGATACGCGATTTAAACTACAAGATACTGAgatttacatacacatacatgatACATCCATAATCTACAGCTAATTACCATGCATATTCTGGAATCTAAAACCCAAATCTCCTATCTACCACACTCGATCGATGGTAGTTTATCGACACGTCAATTCTTCtgaactaattttttaaaaaaattcttttgaaCTAATTACAAGTTATTTATCCTTTCTTGATTCCCCACTTTCAGATTCTCTATCCGTGCAGTTTctagtgtgtatatatatgaacTATAGAAGAGACCAAAGATATTTCAGATCTCAAGTCATATATTGAAAGCAATAAACTTGTactaatatacatatttatatagggTAAATAGattaattccatatatacataACGAAATTTCATAAGAAAAAGCTAATTTGAGTATTTATTTGAGTAGGTTCGTGGGTTCACACACACTGTTGATGGGAAGAACTGTGATCACCAAAGCACCAGAGCTGTTCTTAAGGTCAACACCACAACTTTCTCATcattcttcttttattttcacATATTAAATGCTATTAGCCACGAGATACATCATAAACGCTGAAAACAACCCCTAAATAAATCATCTTATTAATTGCTTAATCagtaaactatatttttttcttattttgtgttttaaactttcttaaaataaataaattatattccaTCGTCATCAATTTTACAAAAAACAATTagaaacaaaacttttttttttgaaattaataaagTTATAATGGCCAACAGTAGACATGGACTAAACACTCGAAACCCGATATTAAAACCAAACCTGAATCTGTATCCGATTCCAGCTGTTCGAAACTAAACTTTTAACAAACACTTTTCAAAATCTAGCTTTTATACTTCATTTGTTTCTAAAAGTATGATTTTTTAgagttattttttgtttcaaaataatagattttttagaattttaaggTACTTTTAGTAGTTAATATTGATAAAttgtatacttttaaaaaatattaattaaaaatatttgaattgattaaatactattggttgatagttattggaaaatgtatagtgaaataaacaataaatttaattgtaaatattttatattcttaatatGCGTGaatattctataaaaaaaaaattcgagaacggagggagtatataggTAGTAGCTAGGGTGGGTGTTCGAGAAAAAGCTACGTAGGTACTAGGTAGTAATTAAAATGTGTGATCAATACGTAAAATTAATATAGACAACTTTGAGGTCATTAGTGAAAAAAGGAGAGAAGTAACTAAATAGTTTTATGCTACTGATTTAGGAGTTGGAAGCAAGTTCAAGGACGAGCAGGGATAAGCAGCAAAGCTGCAAAACCACATCCTATGGTAGTCGACTACTCTGAAGACATTTCCTATCATAGAGTGGAGATCAACCGTGGCGGCGAAGAGGAGTGGATCCCACACCCACGTACCGGAATATTCTTTCCGCCAGGACATGAGTCGGTGATGGACGGTGTCCCTGACGGTGCTGCTTCCTTCGACATGACGTTTTGGCTTAGGAACATTGACGGTGTGGACAAACCTGACCCTGACCATCATTTTCCTAACTGAAAAATGCTATAACGATCGAGTAATGTAAGAAATTATAATGGGACTATACTATGTAACTATAGCAAAATAATATCATTCCTGATGATGAATGGTGTGTACGCAACGTTTGATAATGATAATTTCGTATGATGCATGGTTGGTTTATGCAGCGACCATTAAGAGAGAATGTATCTTTTGTTTTGGAGAGTCTAGCGAATTGCGAAACGTGTAAACAAGCCATATTTACCACTAAGTTTGCTTTGATCCTTGGCTTGAGATTCATGGAATTCGCCCTACTGCGTAGTTTTGGTTTGAACACTACCTGTAGTCCGTTTTCATGAGTTTTGTTACATAATAATTTTTGAATCATTCTc is drawn from Brassica rapa cultivar Chiifu-401-42 chromosome A05, CAAS_Brap_v3.01, whole genome shotgun sequence and contains these coding sequences:
- the LOC103869444 gene encoding uncharacterized protein LOC103869444, translated to MGRTVITKAPELFLRSWKQVQGRAGISSKAAKPHPMVVDYSEDISYHRVEINRGGEEEWIPHPRTGIFFPPGHESVMDGVPDGAASFDMTFWLRNIDGVDKPDPDHHFPN